A window of Solea senegalensis isolate Sse05_10M linkage group LG20, IFAPA_SoseM_1, whole genome shotgun sequence contains these coding sequences:
- the anxa14 gene encoding annexin A2, translated as MDPDYFKSHDMCWGTLGTVRPFSNFHPDRDVMEVQAALQKKDATTLVRILTNRSSAQRQVIANTFEELTQKDLTAALKKALAGDLELLMLELLMHPVHYWAYRLQQAMVGLGTDEETLMEILCTRSGKQLQEIRGAYTQLYKKDLEKELKGETSGDFEKLVVAVLNKETIAGAVQRDTEYLSASLRAKKADPAPWITILTSRDVNHLDKVLMGLELESGQLAEELVEKRFTGDLRLGLKVLVQCIQNPYAYLAKRLTTMKGPLVQGIMISHSEEDLLCVRAAFLKLTGTSLYTALQKHFKGDYLQAVMAICRSED; from the exons ATGGATCCAGACTATTTCAAATCTCAC GACATGTGCTGGGGAACCCTGGGAACGGTGCGACCCTTCTCCAATTTCCACCCTGACAGAGATGTGATGGAGGTCCAAGCCGCACTTCAGAAGAAAG ATGCCACGACGCTGGTGAGAATCCTAACCAATCGCAGCAGCGCTCAGAGACAAGTGATCGCCAACACCTTTGAGGAGCTGACGCAGAAG GACCTGACAGCTGCTTTGAAGAAAGCTCTGGCTGGAGATCTGGAGCTTCTAATGCTGGAACTGCTGATGCATCCAGTGCATTATTGGGCTTATCGCCTCCAGCAGGCCATGGTG ggtttAGGCACCGATGAGGAGACACTCATGGAAATTCTGTGTACACGATCAGGAAAGCAGCTTCAAGAAATCCGTGGGGCTTACACTCAAT tgTATAAGAAGGACCTGGAGAAGGAGCTGAAAGGAGAAACCAGTGGCGACTTTGAGAAGCTCGTTGTCGCTGTGTTAAAT AAAGAAACTATTGCTGGTGCCGTTCAGAGAGATACCGAG TATCTCTCTGCATCACTGCGAGCGAAAAAAGCTGACCCAGCACCATGGATCACCATACTGACCTCCAGAGACGTAAACCATCTCGACAAAG TGTTGATGGGACTGGAGCTGGAGAGTGGACAGCTAGCGGAGGAACTGGTGGAGAAGCGATTCACAGGAGACTTGCGATTGGGTTTGAAAGTTTTAG TGCAGTGCATTCAAAACCCTTACGCCTACCTCGCTAAAAGGCTAACAACCATGAAG GGGCCACTGGTGCAGGGGATTATGATTTCTCACTCCGAGGAAGATCTGCTGTGTGTCCGAGCTGCCTTCCTCAAATTAACAGGCACTTCTCTCTACACGGCTCTGCAG AAACATTTCAAGGGAGATTATCTTCAGGCTGTGATGGCCATCTGTCGATCtgaagattaa